A single uncultured Methanolobus sp. DNA region contains:
- a CDS encoding HEAT repeat domain-containing protein yields the protein MKTTAKTPLILAAVILIFVLVAGTCVSGNQENMSTNNSQVTDNSSIFSFIMESFESIVYTDEDKNITKWIDILENESETQENRINAAEMLGETGSNRAAKPLERIFLNEEESESLRHVATYSLGKVGDERITDSLIAELYRTDDSRAAIVALGEIGDKKAVTPLMEVLGNKSAYPEVRYRAAEALGKIGDERAVQLLIDNLKDESSLVASRSAWALGELDNKSAIKPLTQALEDERYGVVRNAGEALQKTGEPVTEIMIDNLHSRNINVRKNSATLLGDLKANDATDELLVIVENREEDDEARASAVNALGDIGNNSTIKQLIKILNDPDEPRKVRLNIPSALRKTDENAAIEPLLDNLNDTDPEVKIRIMDSLEEISSERAIEPIEYLLLNDEKWRVRQQAAITLGRMSGSNSTDAYILALNDESTVVRYTVALNLAKYPDLNATESLVSALTNETDQSTRHTMVQALIIMEDQRAMPILTQIAEDENEYISVRTSAVSGLGNFRSSNSIGLLIQILENTDNSPYMRSAAATSLGKSNDTEAIEILIKVAEDERDFIPVRESAQQALDNIEQNNSGIVYTSNIVEMGFDFTSIVDFFQSVIHTERNDNVSQWIEILEDKSQSEDERSRAAHNLGESEDSRAVEPFLKIMEDTGESDQIRETATTNLGKVGSKKHTKMLIELLDEDPLRAGAAIALGDLGDKTAVEPLMEILANESQPEYMREHSIESLGKLRDERAVELLIRCLEDDSLYYIKGQAAWALGEIGDKRAIEPLTELLNDEREFTVTSSAEALHKLGTPVEVILIENLQDSNNAVRINSIYALRALDEQSAYAIILEIAEDNTEEEDVRRAAISALGRLGNENTIEPLVEILENDDEKRRLRTTVPRTLLNIDEKKAVQILIKELETEDMEIRLSILSAFRGSDDEDKENLSAAIGPIEYIIVNDEKWTVRKEAVLVLAEIAGEDASDTLLLALNDEEHDVRYVAAMYLANIADKNSTEPLICALNNETNEGIRCYMTRALGNTNDSRAVPTLIQLMQNKEEYLNVRIIATESLGTMSYKAATKPLMEILGNKEDSPDIRNAAAFSLGQIGDPTSLELLTGIAEDKEEYPAIRQSAEQSLKMIQEANTS from the coding sequence ATGAAAACAACAGCTAAGACTCCATTAATACTGGCCGCAGTAATCCTCATATTTGTTCTTGTAGCTGGGACCTGTGTTTCTGGCAATCAGGAAAATATGAGTACAAACAATAGCCAGGTAACCGACAATTCCAGCATATTTTCATTCATTATGGAATCTTTTGAATCCATAGTTTATACTGATGAAGACAAGAACATTACAAAGTGGATTGATATTCTTGAAAATGAATCTGAAACTCAGGAAAATAGAATCAATGCAGCAGAAATGCTGGGAGAAACTGGGAGTAATAGAGCTGCAAAACCACTTGAAAGAATATTCCTTAATGAAGAAGAATCTGAATCTCTGCGTCATGTTGCTACCTATAGTTTAGGAAAAGTAGGAGATGAAAGAATTACAGATTCATTGATTGCAGAACTTTACAGAACAGACGATTCAAGGGCTGCAATAGTAGCTCTGGGAGAAATCGGAGATAAAAAAGCAGTCACTCCACTAATGGAAGTACTTGGAAATAAAAGTGCGTATCCTGAAGTTCGCTATAGAGCTGCCGAAGCACTTGGAAAAATTGGAGATGAGAGAGCAGTTCAATTGTTGATTGATAATCTGAAAGATGAATCATCTCTTGTTGCTTCAAGATCAGCATGGGCACTTGGAGAACTTGACAACAAAAGTGCTATCAAACCTCTTACCCAAGCACTTGAAGATGAAAGATACGGAGTGGTGCGCAATGCTGGTGAAGCTCTTCAGAAAACGGGTGAACCGGTTACAGAAATTATGATTGATAATTTGCATAGCAGAAATATAAATGTTAGAAAAAATTCAGCCACTCTACTTGGAGACCTAAAAGCAAATGATGCTACAGATGAACTTCTTGTAATCGTAGAGAACAGAGAAGAAGATGATGAAGCCAGAGCATCTGCAGTCAATGCACTTGGAGATATAGGAAACAATAGTACCATTAAACAGCTTATTAAAATACTGAATGACCCAGATGAACCAAGAAAAGTGAGACTAAATATCCCATCTGCCTTAAGAAAAACAGATGAAAATGCCGCAATCGAGCCGCTTCTGGATAACCTGAATGATACAGACCCGGAAGTAAAGATTAGAATCATGGATTCTCTGGAAGAAATTTCCTCAGAGAGAGCAATAGAACCTATAGAATACCTATTATTGAATGATGAAAAGTGGAGAGTCAGACAACAGGCAGCAATTACACTTGGACGAATGAGTGGAAGCAATTCAACAGATGCATATATCCTGGCATTAAACGATGAATCTACTGTAGTTCGGTACACTGTAGCACTGAATCTTGCAAAATATCCAGATCTAAATGCTACTGAGTCACTGGTCAGTGCATTGACAAATGAAACTGACCAGTCAACAAGACACACAATGGTGCAGGCATTAATTATAATGGAAGACCAGCGAGCCATGCCAATACTCACTCAAATAGCTGAAGATGAAAATGAATACATAAGTGTTCGAACTTCAGCCGTATCAGGTCTTGGTAATTTTAGAAGCAGCAATTCCATAGGACTTTTAATTCAGATATTAGAAAATACTGATAATTCACCTTATATGAGATCAGCCGCTGCCACTAGCCTTGGAAAAAGCAACGATACAGAAGCTATTGAAATTCTGATAAAGGTGGCAGAGGACGAGAGAGATTTTATTCCAGTTAGGGAAAGTGCCCAGCAGGCACTTGATAATATAGAGCAGAACAATTCAGGAATTGTTTACACATCAAATATTGTAGAGATGGGATTCGATTTTACTTCAATTGTAGATTTTTTCCAATCAGTTATCCATACCGAAAGAAATGACAACGTAAGCCAGTGGATTGAGATTCTTGAAGATAAATCTCAGAGTGAAGATGAAAGATCCCGTGCTGCACACAACCTTGGAGAATCAGAAGATAGCAGAGCTGTAGAACCATTTCTGAAAATAATGGAAGATACAGGAGAATCCGATCAAATAAGGGAAACAGCTACTACGAATCTTGGAAAGGTGGGGAGCAAAAAACATACGAAAATGCTGATTGAACTGCTGGACGAAGATCCTCTCAGAGCAGGTGCAGCCATTGCTCTGGGAGATTTGGGTGACAAAACAGCAGTTGAACCACTAATGGAAATACTGGCAAATGAGAGTCAACCAGAGTATATGCGAGAGCATTCAATAGAATCACTTGGAAAACTAAGAGATGAAAGGGCAGTTGAACTCCTTATAAGGTGTCTGGAAGACGACTCGCTATATTACATTAAAGGTCAAGCTGCGTGGGCTCTTGGAGAAATAGGAGATAAAAGAGCAATTGAGCCTTTAACTGAACTGCTGAATGATGAACGTGAATTTACAGTTACCAGTTCAGCAGAGGCATTACACAAGCTGGGAACACCAGTAGAAGTAATACTTATTGAGAATCTTCAAGACAGTAATAATGCTGTCAGGATTAACTCGATCTATGCACTACGTGCATTGGATGAACAGAGTGCTTATGCTATAATTCTAGAAATTGCAGAGGATAATACAGAAGAGGAAGATGTTAGAAGAGCAGCAATCTCAGCCCTTGGAAGATTAGGTAATGAAAATACGATTGAGCCTCTTGTTGAGATTCTGGAAAATGATGATGAAAAAAGGAGACTCAGAACCACAGTTCCACGGACATTACTGAATATTGATGAAAAAAAGGCAGTTCAAATACTAATTAAGGAGCTTGAAACCGAAGATATGGAAATCCGATTAAGCATCCTTTCTGCATTCAGAGGATCAGATGATGAGGACAAAGAGAATCTATCAGCAGCTATCGGACCTATTGAATACATAATAGTAAACGATGAAAAATGGACTGTGAGAAAAGAAGCAGTACTGGTCCTTGCAGAAATTGCCGGAGAAGATGCTTCTGATACTCTACTGCTGGCTTTGAATGATGAAGAACACGATGTCAGGTATGTTGCGGCAATGTACCTTGCCAACATAGCAGATAAAAACTCAACAGAACCTCTGATATGTGCTCTAAATAACGAAACAAACGAAGGTATCCGGTGTTACATGACACGTGCACTAGGTAATACAAATGACAGTAGAGCAGTACCTACACTTATTCAGCTAATGCAGAATAAGGAAGAATACCTGAACGTGAGAATTATCGCAACAGAGAGCCTTGGAACCATGAGTTATAAAGCAGCAACCAAACCTCTGATGGAGATACTTGGTAACAAGGAGGATTCTCCTGACATCAGAAACGCAGCAGCATTTTCACTCGGACAAATCGGAGATCCGACATCACTTGAACTGCTTACCGGGATTGCAGAGGACAAAGAAGAATATCCTGCAATCAGGCAGAGTGCAGAACAATCGCTAAAAATGATTCAGGAGGCAAATACTTCCTGA
- a CDS encoding dihydropteroate synthase-like protein — translation MKILIATGRLAEQTVRNAIDDRADVVVADTQVAAFITPRKLLAAVKEQIPVFNYDLIFIPGLVSGNFEKAEQELDCKIRLGPKHAYDLGFVLPFTGTMEFSKDVPACELLADVRRAMAIEKVEELENAAISSLELRGMKIGGNSRMKVLAEVVDATGLSPEALELRIRSFEMKGADMIDLGASLHASPEDVKRAIGIARKTTSLPVSIDTLDTVLIREALNCGIDMVLSLDGSNIAEIASEIAAYDIPSVVIPDQAEGYESLMKNIELGRKAGIKKLIADPVLDPIGHGIAGSIVRYMEFHAMNPEIPVFYGIGNVTELIDVDSTGVNATLCGIGADVGASILFTPEYSNKTQGSINELKKASQMMMLAKERESSPKDLGIDLIEIKEKRRRTDSVLPETFVSAEKSKMWIVDPKGSIRICIIPDRFGMKDGSILAEHESASIVGKTAREVMDTILKMELVSRMEHAAYLGQELKKAELALKLGRSYAQDDEF, via the coding sequence ATGAAAATACTGATAGCCACGGGCAGACTTGCTGAACAGACTGTAAGGAATGCAATAGACGACCGTGCCGATGTCGTTGTTGCTGACACTCAGGTTGCCGCATTCATTACCCCTCGGAAACTGCTTGCTGCGGTCAAAGAACAAATTCCAGTTTTCAATTATGATCTTATATTCATTCCCGGCTTAGTTTCCGGTAATTTTGAAAAGGCAGAACAGGAGTTAGACTGCAAGATAAGACTTGGTCCGAAACACGCCTATGACCTTGGTTTTGTACTTCCGTTCACAGGAACCATGGAATTCTCAAAGGATGTTCCTGCCTGTGAGCTTCTTGCAGACGTAAGGCGTGCCATGGCTATTGAAAAAGTTGAAGAGCTGGAAAATGCTGCCATCTCTTCTCTGGAACTCAGGGGAATGAAGATAGGTGGCAATTCACGCATGAAGGTGCTTGCAGAGGTGGTCGATGCCACAGGACTTTCTCCTGAAGCTCTTGAACTTCGCATCCGCAGTTTTGAAATGAAGGGTGCCGACATGATTGACCTCGGTGCATCCCTGCACGCAAGTCCCGAAGATGTAAAACGGGCCATTGGTATCGCCCGCAAGACCACCAGCCTTCCAGTGAGTATTGACACTCTTGACACCGTTCTTATCAGGGAAGCTCTCAATTGCGGTATTGACATGGTTCTCAGTCTTGATGGCAGCAATATTGCAGAGATTGCTTCTGAGATAGCTGCCTATGATATTCCTTCGGTCGTGATACCAGACCAGGCTGAAGGCTATGAAAGCCTGATGAAGAACATTGAACTTGGCCGCAAGGCCGGGATTAAGAAATTGATCGCTGACCCTGTTCTTGACCCGATAGGCCACGGAATTGCAGGTTCAATTGTTAGGTACATGGAATTCCATGCAATGAATCCTGAAATCCCGGTTTTTTATGGAATAGGCAACGTCACCGAACTCATAGATGTAGATTCAACCGGCGTTAATGCGACTCTCTGCGGTATCGGTGCAGATGTAGGAGCAAGCATCCTTTTTACTCCGGAATACAGTAATAAAACACAAGGTTCCATCAATGAGCTTAAAAAAGCATCTCAGATGATGATGCTTGCAAAAGAGCGTGAAAGCTCACCAAAGGATCTTGGGATCGACCTGATAGAGATCAAAGAGAAAAGAAGGCGTACAGATTCCGTTCTTCCTGAAACCTTTGTAAGTGCAGAAAAAAGCAAAATGTGGATAGTTGATCCAAAAGGTAGCATCAGGATATGCATAATCCCTGACCGCTTTGGAATGAAGGACGGAAGCATCCTTGCAGAACATGAAAGTGCATCCATTGTCGGAAAAACTGCAAGGGAAGTTATGGACACGATTCTGAAAATGGAGCTTGTTTCAAGAATGGAACATGCTGCTTATCTGGGACAGGAACTCAAAAAAGCGGAACTCGCCCTGAAGCTTGGAAGAAGTTATGCTCAGGACGATGAATTCTAG
- a CDS encoding ArsR family transcriptional regulator: MNNGDNTAIFSTDIGVIALNGSVKIKILDFLKTGCKSFDEIVQHTGKAKSTISVHLNDLKNQNLLEETIDCNDKRKKVYFLRCQYVACSQEPGMKHYNEMLDLIASPDVHSFGCLKCLFHAVQYGFRAHGVNCDPIMRKIGNDIGNSLSRNISSQEPASILQEMLDFWEKNEIGSFTVLENDPIKLAVHNFFDCRSIPIKEKTLCSFAQGVFEGVFRAKIGEECVMQMVGKCDETCDSCLFQMIKL, encoded by the coding sequence ATGAACAACGGAGACAACACGGCTATTTTTTCCACTGATATTGGAGTTATTGCTCTTAATGGTTCTGTAAAGATAAAGATACTTGATTTTCTCAAAACCGGCTGTAAATCGTTCGACGAGATCGTACAGCACACGGGCAAGGCCAAATCAACGATATCCGTGCATCTCAATGACTTAAAGAACCAGAACCTTCTTGAGGAAACCATTGACTGTAACGACAAAAGGAAAAAAGTATATTTCCTGAGGTGTCAGTACGTTGCATGTTCCCAGGAACCGGGAATGAAGCATTACAATGAGATGCTGGACCTCATTGCGTCTCCTGATGTGCACTCTTTTGGCTGCTTGAAATGTCTTTTCCATGCAGTCCAGTATGGTTTCAGGGCGCATGGTGTCAATTGTGATCCCATCATGCGCAAGATAGGCAATGATATTGGCAACAGTTTATCAAGGAATATCAGTTCACAGGAACCTGCAAGTATTCTTCAGGAAATGCTGGATTTCTGGGAGAAGAACGAGATTGGAAGCTTTACTGTCCTTGAAAATGATCCCATAAAACTTGCCGTACACAACTTTTTTGACTGCCGTTCCATCCCCATTAAGGAAAAAACATTGTGTTCGTTCGCACAGGGTGTATTTGAAGGTGTTTTCAGGGCAAAAATAGGCGAGGAATGCGTGATGCAAATGGTGGGCAAATGCGATGAAACTTGCGATTCCTGCCTTTTCCAGATGATTAAACTCTAA
- the ftsZ gene encoding cell division protein FtsZ, whose amino-acid sequence MQSIVQEALKHTEKEKAYRQSISVNDDQFDILGQPRIMIVGCGGAGNNTINRLYNMGIEGAETVAINTDKQHLDLIRADKKILVGKTLTRGLGAGGYPEVGAKAAELARGTLEEIFKNADLVFVTAGMGGGTGTGVAPVVAEIAKDQGAIVVGMVSSPFRVERARAVKAEEGLEEFRRAADTVIVLDNNRLLEYVPNLPIDQAFSVMDQIISETVKGITETITQPSLINIDYADIRAIMGCGGVAVMLVGESKNQDKSDDVVRAALNHPLLDVDYRGATGSLVHITGGPDLSLKEAEEIAASLTYELSPSANVIWGARISPEYEGKVRVMAIMTGVQSAQVLGRPQSTSAYEASMNSSAPEAPRAYRRASTQVNRVSRTPVVEPMQSRANGGSIIDIIH is encoded by the coding sequence GTGCAGTCAATAGTTCAGGAAGCGTTAAAACACACAGAGAAAGAGAAAGCGTACCGCCAGTCAATTTCAGTTAACGATGATCAGTTTGACATACTTGGTCAGCCAAGGATCATGATCGTCGGATGTGGTGGTGCAGGTAATAACACTATCAACAGACTTTACAATATGGGTATTGAGGGTGCTGAGACAGTAGCTATAAACACTGACAAGCAACACCTTGACCTCATTCGTGCAGACAAGAAGATCCTCGTGGGCAAGACACTTACCCGCGGTCTTGGTGCAGGAGGATACCCGGAAGTTGGTGCAAAGGCAGCAGAGCTTGCCCGCGGCACACTTGAAGAGATCTTCAAGAATGCAGACCTTGTTTTCGTCACAGCAGGTATGGGAGGAGGGACCGGTACTGGTGTCGCTCCTGTAGTAGCTGAGATCGCAAAGGACCAGGGCGCAATTGTCGTAGGAATGGTCTCAAGTCCTTTCAGAGTTGAAAGAGCAAGAGCAGTCAAGGCAGAGGAAGGACTTGAAGAGTTCCGCCGTGCAGCTGACACTGTTATCGTACTTGACAACAACAGACTCCTTGAGTATGTACCAAACCTTCCGATCGACCAGGCATTCTCAGTAATGGACCAGATCATTTCCGAGACTGTAAAGGGAATCACAGAAACTATCACACAGCCTTCACTTATCAACATCGACTACGCTGACATCAGAGCTATCATGGGATGCGGCGGCGTTGCAGTAATGCTTGTTGGTGAGAGCAAGAATCAGGACAAGAGCGACGATGTAGTTCGTGCAGCACTTAACCACCCACTTCTTGATGTTGATTACAGAGGCGCAACAGGCAGCCTTGTACACATCACAGGAGGACCGGATCTCAGTCTTAAAGAGGCTGAAGAGATCGCTGCTTCACTCACATACGAGCTTTCACCCAGTGCAAATGTAATCTGGGGAGCACGTATCAGTCCAGAGTATGAAGGCAAAGTGCGTGTAATGGCTATCATGACCGGTGTTCAGTCAGCACAGGTACTTGGTCGTCCACAGAGCACCAGTGCATATGAAGCATCAATGAACAGCTCTGCTCCTGAAGCACCACGTGCATACAGACGCGCAAGCACACAGGTAAACAGAGTGAGCCGCACTCCTGTTGTGGAGCCTATGCAGTCCAGAGCCAATGGTGGATCTATAATCGACATAATCCATTAA
- the mch gene encoding methenyltetrahydromethanopterin cyclohydrolase: MISVNEKGLAIIDEMLDWEEELKVESIELENGATVIDCGVNVEGGYDAGMYLSRLCLADLADITYTKFDLNGLPVPAIQVATDHPTIACMASQYAGWRIAVGKYFGMGSGPARALGLKPKELYEEIGYKDDSEFAVLVMESSQIPNEEVVEYIAKHCSVDPENVYIAVAPTASIAGCVQISARIVETGIHKLESIGYDINTIKSGFGVAPIAPVVGDDTKCMGSTNDCIIYCGETYYTVEYGDAEKLEELVKKAPSTTSRDFGKPFYTTFKEAEFDFFKVDAGMFAPAKITVNDVKSKKSFTSGRINPGILLESFGIKEI; this comes from the coding sequence GTGATAAGTGTCAACGAAAAGGGATTAGCTATAATCGATGAGATGCTTGACTGGGAAGAAGAACTGAAGGTCGAGTCCATAGAACTTGAGAACGGCGCTACTGTCATTGACTGTGGTGTGAATGTAGAAGGTGGATATGATGCAGGTATGTATCTTTCCCGTCTCTGTCTTGCAGACCTTGCAGACATCACCTACACCAAGTTCGACCTGAACGGACTTCCAGTACCAGCTATTCAGGTAGCAACAGATCACCCAACCATCGCATGTATGGCATCCCAGTACGCAGGCTGGAGAATTGCAGTCGGTAAATATTTCGGTATGGGTTCAGGTCCTGCAAGGGCTCTTGGACTTAAACCAAAAGAACTGTACGAAGAAATAGGCTACAAGGATGACTCTGAGTTTGCAGTCCTTGTAATGGAATCAAGCCAGATACCAAACGAAGAGGTCGTAGAGTACATTGCAAAGCACTGCAGTGTCGACCCTGAGAACGTCTACATCGCTGTTGCACCAACAGCATCAATTGCAGGCTGTGTCCAGATCTCAGCACGTATCGTTGAGACAGGTATCCACAAGCTCGAATCCATCGGATACGACATCAACACAATTAAGAGCGGTTTCGGTGTTGCTCCAATCGCACCTGTAGTCGGTGACGACACAAAGTGCATGGGTTCAACCAATGACTGTATCATCTACTGTGGTGAGACATACTACACCGTTGAGTACGGAGATGCTGAGAAGCTGGAAGAGCTTGTCAAGAAGGCACCTTCCACAACTTCAAGAGACTTCGGTAAGCCATTCTACACAACCTTCAAGGAAGCAGAATTCGACTTCTTCAAGGTTGACGCAGGAATGTTCGCACCAGCAAAGATCACAGTGAATGATGTCAAGAGCAAGAAGTCATTCACAAGCGGAAGGATCAACCCTGGCATTCTCCTGGAATCCTTCGGCATAAAAGAGATCTAA
- a CDS encoding class I SAM-dependent methyltransferase family protein, whose product MLSDPMTINKSIRVPIKDAEKVRIELAESDRLDPKRKIKLIETYQRLLEIPVTEDIEGFETFIQEDAEFYNKWQSLEDILKYELSENEIQKLPSGWQIVGDIIVVTIDPSIDQLKMKIAEALLKMYPSCNTVVRDLGISGQFRLPKREVLIGNNTETINKEHGCLFKLDVTKVMFSKGNLHEKKLMSKIGTHETIVDMFAGIGYFTIPMAVHAKPEKIIAIEINPQSCGYLKENIVLNKVEHIVEARNGDCAEVAPKGVADRVLMGYVNTTHHYLDSGIAALKPEGGIIHYHETTPESMVFSRPVERVQAAATKAGRRVEILDCRKIKKYSPGVWHVVVDARIF is encoded by the coding sequence ATGCTCTCTGATCCAATGACCATAAATAAAAGTATCCGGGTTCCGATAAAAGATGCGGAAAAAGTAAGAATAGAACTTGCAGAGTCAGACAGACTTGATCCTAAACGTAAGATCAAACTTATTGAAACTTACCAGCGCTTGCTTGAGATACCGGTTACTGAAGACATTGAGGGCTTTGAAACTTTTATACAGGAAGATGCAGAGTTCTACAACAAATGGCAGTCTCTTGAAGATATTTTGAAATATGAGCTATCCGAAAATGAAATTCAGAAGCTGCCATCTGGCTGGCAGATTGTCGGTGACATTATAGTTGTCACAATTGACCCTTCGATAGACCAACTTAAAATGAAAATAGCTGAAGCTCTGCTCAAAATGTACCCCTCCTGCAACACAGTTGTACGTGACCTTGGTATCAGCGGCCAGTTCAGGTTACCAAAGAGAGAAGTTCTTATTGGAAATAACACGGAGACCATAAACAAAGAGCACGGCTGTCTTTTCAAACTCGATGTTACAAAAGTGATGTTCTCCAAAGGAAATCTCCATGAGAAAAAGCTCATGAGCAAGATCGGCACCCATGAGACAATAGTTGACATGTTTGCAGGTATCGGATATTTCACAATCCCTATGGCAGTTCACGCAAAACCTGAGAAGATCATTGCAATTGAAATAAACCCGCAGTCCTGCGGATACCTGAAAGAGAACATCGTTCTGAATAAAGTGGAGCACATCGTTGAAGCACGAAACGGAGACTGTGCGGAAGTCGCACCAAAAGGAGTTGCTGACAGGGTTCTAATGGGATATGTGAACACCACGCATCATTATCTTGACTCAGGGATTGCCGCCCTGAAACCAGAAGGTGGCATCATCCATTATCATGAAACAACTCCTGAAAGTATGGTATTCTCAAGACCTGTGGAGAGAGTACAGGCTGCTGCTACAAAAGCTGGAAGAAGAGTTGAGATACTGGACTGCCGGAAGATAAAAAAATACTCTCCGGGCGTCTGGCATGTGGTTGTAGATGCCAGGATATTTTGA
- a CDS encoding response regulator, with translation MRASKCKILIVDDEPLNVELLSVYLGDDYEIVTSYNGKDALAKVKDECPDLILLDVMMPEMDGYDVCRVIRNEFKMDFIPIIMVTALTDKADHQRGIEAGADDFLKKPVGKFELEKKIDSLLRIKEQHDNLLTEKNKAYYYLDYVGILVAVLDLDFKVTTINKKGSDFLGYSPEKIVGREWIESFLPHESVSDIRAHYDGLVSGKVKPYEYSEFPIIISTGEERLFRWYDSPLKDNSGNNVGILISGEDVTEIREAEKQLKEYAYQLEKSNDLKDLFTDVMRHDLLNPAGLIQSFVDLLIETETDESKKNLLNNVSTATEKLISMIEDAAHLAKLESVDDISFVRVDLNSIIDDTVKGFMHQAMEKNMEISVRMDEGCHALANPMIERVFVNLVSNSIKYSPEGSTITIDVTDIGDKWKLSFIDQGDGIPNESKASVFERFKRLHKENIRGTGIGLAIVKRIMDLHKEVIDVDDNPEGKGSVFWLTLKKDS, from the coding sequence ATGAGAGCCTCGAAATGTAAGATCCTTATTGTTGATGATGAGCCGCTGAATGTGGAACTATTATCTGTCTATCTTGGGGATGACTATGAAATTGTCACCTCATATAATGGAAAGGATGCTCTTGCAAAAGTAAAGGATGAATGCCCGGACCTGATACTTCTTGATGTGATGATGCCTGAGATGGACGGATATGATGTCTGCAGGGTTATACGCAACGAGTTCAAGATGGATTTCATACCTATCATCATGGTCACAGCTCTGACCGACAAAGCAGATCACCAGAGAGGAATTGAGGCTGGTGCAGATGATTTTCTGAAAAAACCAGTTGGTAAGTTCGAGCTTGAAAAGAAGATCGACTCTCTTTTAAGGATAAAAGAGCAGCATGACAATCTGCTCACTGAAAAGAACAAGGCATATTATTATCTGGATTATGTTGGGATCCTGGTGGCTGTTCTTGATCTTGATTTCAAAGTTACTACCATTAATAAGAAAGGATCTGATTTCCTTGGTTACAGCCCTGAGAAAATAGTAGGCAGAGAATGGATAGAATCTTTCCTTCCGCATGAATCGGTTAGCGATATAAGGGCTCATTATGATGGCCTTGTTTCAGGAAAGGTTAAACCTTATGAATATAGTGAGTTCCCTATCATTATAAGTACAGGTGAAGAACGTCTTTTCAGATGGTACGATTCACCACTGAAAGATAATTCCGGCAACAACGTTGGTATTCTTATATCAGGCGAAGATGTCACCGAGATAAGAGAAGCTGAAAAACAGCTTAAAGAGTACGCCTACCAGCTTGAGAAGTCCAACGACCTCAAGGATCTTTTCACTGATGTCATGAGGCATGACCTGCTAAATCCAGCAGGTCTTATACAGTCATTTGTTGACTTACTTATTGAAACTGAAACGGATGAGAGCAAAAAGAACCTGCTGAACAATGTCAGTACAGCAACTGAAAAACTCATCTCTATGATAGAAGATGCAGCGCATCTAGCCAAACTTGAATCTGTTGATGATATCAGTTTTGTGCGTGTTGATTTGAATTCAATTATCGATGATACTGTAAAAGGATTCATGCATCAGGCAATGGAAAAGAACATGGAGATCAGTGTGAGGATGGACGAAGGTTGTCATGCCCTTGCAAATCCTATGATAGAAAGGGTTTTTGTGAACCTGGTGTCCAATTCCATAAAATACAGTCCAGAAGGAAGTACTATTACTATTGATGTCACAGATATCGGGGACAAATGGAAACTCAGCTTCATTGATCAGGGTGACGGTATACCAAATGAGAGCAAAGCATCTGTTTTTGAACGCTTCAAGAGGCTCCATAAGGAGAACATCCGTGGAACAGGCATTGGTCTTGCAATTGTCAAAAGGATCATGGACCTTCATAAGGAGGTCATCGATGTAGATGACAATCCTGAAGGAAAGGGTAGTGTTTTCTGGCTGACTCTGAAGAAAGATTCTTAA
- a CDS encoding DUF2124 domain-containing protein: protein MEIISTSKGIGGQLTEFRKLVSDSKKITFIGTVGFCTPFAELMAFVLRGSDKETVFLPDLRADEARSMVFSSYGMQLDEKADPAADTVVLLGGLAMPKIGVEPGKMKELVDELTKDADQKLIIGVCFQSMLINCNWTEFIDFDYIIDADLTNEVKKL from the coding sequence ATGGAAATCATTAGTACTTCAAAAGGTATCGGTGGCCAGCTTACAGAATTCAGAAAACTCGTTAGTGACTCAAAAAAGATCACTTTTATCGGAACAGTTGGTTTCTGCACACCATTTGCCGAGCTTATGGCATTTGTTTTACGAGGCAGCGATAAAGAAACTGTTTTCCTTCCTGACCTGCGTGCAGATGAAGCGCGCTCAATGGTATTTTCATCCTACGGAATGCAGCTTGATGAAAAGGCAGATCCTGCTGCAGATACTGTAGTTCTTCTTGGAGGTCTTGCAATGCCAAAGATAGGCGTTGAACCAGGAAAGATGAAAGAGCTTGTCGATGAGCTGACCAAAGATGCAGATCAGAAACTTATTATCGGTGTCTGCTTCCAGTCAATGCTAATAAACTGCAACTGGACTGAATTTATCGATTTTGATTATATCATTGATGCAGATCTGACTAATGAAGTCAAAAAGCTCTGA